The following are encoded in a window of Perca fluviatilis chromosome 21, GENO_Pfluv_1.0, whole genome shotgun sequence genomic DNA:
- the LOC120551554 gene encoding FERM domain-containing protein 6-like isoform X3: MRTRQKRQVCILLPNKQHLDCTVRVRARGHEVLNSVLKHLGVSELQVFGLAVLRDNEYLFLESAQKLSKYFGKRWNRASSTAPFILFLRVQYYVESGLLILSSKVQQLYYTELRQKVLHSQSCHQEALLFQLAASALQAEVGDLEQRAERNNEEEEERGEEKRQERKHRHYFLPEDYFPSWLIKRRGRDFLLQHCPVLHVELRGVTRSQAVLQFIKEASSLQDGPVTFYRMRQEKKELRSSILLGVAMKGVHIYQEVGGKQCQLYVFSWTDIERLTFQVGSKDYIHTRAYMCSHKPAYCCHFLYPCFWIVLYLSLALQGSRFEIAAVGSLCLPKLVYYTPSATHSKHILRHLSDSHRFHIITRDAVGYIQQLEDMQASHFYKEAYICDTTRLAHRLQSNRLTSSISDCSVAVETTTAWSKEEEEEEDITEFELCVDEPEELFVDSPAELSWLAELSVDGPLVLPSSYWAAVTMEMKQVLKSRADDEGVSMD, from the exons ATGAGGACGAGGCAGAAACGACAAGTGTGCATCCTTCTTCCAAACAAGCAGCACCTGGACTGTACTGTCAGG gtgagAGCCAGAGGCCACGAGGTGTTGAATAGTGTGTTGAAGCACCTTGGCGTCAGTGAACTCCAAGTCTTTGGTCTGGCTGTTCTCAGAG ATAATGAATACCTCTTTCTTGAATCGGCGCAAAAGCTGAGCAAGTACTTTGGCAAAAGATGGAACCGAGCATCCTCAACG GCCCCATTCATCTTATTTCTGAGAGTGCAGTATTATGTAGAGAGTGGGCTGCTAATTCT GAGCAGCAAAGTGCAGCAGCTTTACTACACTGAGCTGAGGCAAAAGGTGCTGCATTCACAGAGCTGCCATCAGGAAGCTTTGCTCTTCCAGCTGGCAGCTTCTGCACTTCAAGCTGAAGtcggagatctggagcagagagcagagcgGAAtaatgaagaggaggaagagaggggagaAGAGAAAAGACAGGAGAGAAAACACAGACATTACTTTCTTCCGGAAGATTACTTCCCCTcttgg CTGATAAAGCGTCGTGGACGGGACTTCCTGCTCCAGCACTGCCCAGTGTTACACGTTGAGCTGAGAGGTGTGACACGTAGCCAAGCCGTCCTGCAGTTTATAAAAGAGGCCAGCAGCCTGCAGGATGGACCAGTCACCTTCTACAGGATGAGACAG GAGAAAAAAGAGCTGAGAAGTTCAATTCTTCTTGGTGTGGCAATGAAAGGAGTCCATATTTATCAG GAGGTGGGAGGGAAGCAGTGCCAGTTGTATGTCTTTTCCTGGACCGATATTGAACGCCTCACTTTCCAGGTTGGTTCCAAAGATTACATACACACCAGAGCATACATGTGTTCACATAAACCTGCATATTGCTGCCACTTCCTCTACCCCTGTTTTTGGATTGTATTGTACCTCTCGCTTGCTCTCCAGGGCAGCAGGTTTGAAATCGCTGCCGTGGGCTCGCTGTGCCTCCCTAAGCTGGTGTATTACACTCCTTCAGCCACCCACTCCAAACACATCCTGAGGCACCTCAGTGACAGTCACCGATTCCACATCATCACCAGAGATGCAGTTGGCTACATACAACAGCTGGAAGACATGCAGG CCAGTCATTTCTACAAAGAGGCCTACATTTGTGACACAACACGCTTGGCACACAGACTCCAGAGCAACAGACTCACATCCTCAATATCTGACTGCAGTGTTGCAGTCGAAACAACCACAGCCTGGtccaaagaggaggaggaggaggaggacatcACAG AGTTTGAGCTGTGTGTGGACGAACCAGAGGAGTTATTTGTCGACAGCCCAGCCGAATTGTCGTGGTTGGCTGAGCTGTCTGTCGATGGACCTTTGGTGTTACCCTCTTCTTATTGGGCAG CTGTCACCATGGAAATGAAACAG GTTCTGAAGAGCAGAGCTGATGATGAAGGGGTTTCTATGGACTAA
- the LOC120551554 gene encoding FERM domain-containing protein 6-like isoform X2 gives MRTRQKRQVCILLPNKQHLDCTVRVRARGHEVLNSVLKHLGVSELQVFGLAVLRDNEYLFLESAQKLSKYFGKRWNRASSTAPFILFLRVQYYVESGLLILSSKVQQLYYTELRQKVLHSQSCHQEALLFQLAASALQAEVGDLEQRAERNNEEEEERGEEKRQERKHRHYFLPEDYFPSWLIKRRGRDFLLQHCPVLHVELRGVTRSQAVLQFIKEASSLQDGPVTFYRMRQEKKELRSSILLGVAMKGVHIYQVGGKQCQLYVFSWTDIERLTFQVGSKDYIHTRAYMCSHKPAYCCHFLYPCFWIVLYLSLALQGSRFEIAAVGSLCLPKLVYYTPSATHSKHILRHLSDSHRFHIITRDAVGYIQQLEDMQASHFYKEAYICDTTRLAHRLQSNRLTSSISDCSVAVETTTAWSKEEEEEEDITEFELCVDEPEELFVDSPAELSWLAELSVDGPLVLPSSYWAAVTMEMKQVSRSLTEHFQISPTSKVSVFFSLIFVQVLKSRADDEGVSMD, from the exons ATGAGGACGAGGCAGAAACGACAAGTGTGCATCCTTCTTCCAAACAAGCAGCACCTGGACTGTACTGTCAGG gtgagAGCCAGAGGCCACGAGGTGTTGAATAGTGTGTTGAAGCACCTTGGCGTCAGTGAACTCCAAGTCTTTGGTCTGGCTGTTCTCAGAG ATAATGAATACCTCTTTCTTGAATCGGCGCAAAAGCTGAGCAAGTACTTTGGCAAAAGATGGAACCGAGCATCCTCAACG GCCCCATTCATCTTATTTCTGAGAGTGCAGTATTATGTAGAGAGTGGGCTGCTAATTCT GAGCAGCAAAGTGCAGCAGCTTTACTACACTGAGCTGAGGCAAAAGGTGCTGCATTCACAGAGCTGCCATCAGGAAGCTTTGCTCTTCCAGCTGGCAGCTTCTGCACTTCAAGCTGAAGtcggagatctggagcagagagcagagcgGAAtaatgaagaggaggaagagaggggagaAGAGAAAAGACAGGAGAGAAAACACAGACATTACTTTCTTCCGGAAGATTACTTCCCCTcttgg CTGATAAAGCGTCGTGGACGGGACTTCCTGCTCCAGCACTGCCCAGTGTTACACGTTGAGCTGAGAGGTGTGACACGTAGCCAAGCCGTCCTGCAGTTTATAAAAGAGGCCAGCAGCCTGCAGGATGGACCAGTCACCTTCTACAGGATGAGACAG GAGAAAAAAGAGCTGAGAAGTTCAATTCTTCTTGGTGTGGCAATGAAAGGAGTCCATATTTATCAG GTGGGAGGGAAGCAGTGCCAGTTGTATGTCTTTTCCTGGACCGATATTGAACGCCTCACTTTCCAGGTTGGTTCCAAAGATTACATACACACCAGAGCATACATGTGTTCACATAAACCTGCATATTGCTGCCACTTCCTCTACCCCTGTTTTTGGATTGTATTGTACCTCTCGCTTGCTCTCCAGGGCAGCAGGTTTGAAATCGCTGCCGTGGGCTCGCTGTGCCTCCCTAAGCTGGTGTATTACACTCCTTCAGCCACCCACTCCAAACACATCCTGAGGCACCTCAGTGACAGTCACCGATTCCACATCATCACCAGAGATGCAGTTGGCTACATACAACAGCTGGAAGACATGCAGG CCAGTCATTTCTACAAAGAGGCCTACATTTGTGACACAACACGCTTGGCACACAGACTCCAGAGCAACAGACTCACATCCTCAATATCTGACTGCAGTGTTGCAGTCGAAACAACCACAGCCTGGtccaaagaggaggaggaggaggaggacatcACAG AGTTTGAGCTGTGTGTGGACGAACCAGAGGAGTTATTTGTCGACAGCCCAGCCGAATTGTCGTGGTTGGCTGAGCTGTCTGTCGATGGACCTTTGGTGTTACCCTCTTCTTATTGGGCAG CTGTCACCATGGAAATGAAACAGGTGAGCAGATCTCTGACTGAACATTTCCAGATAAGCCCGACATCAAaggtttcagtgtttttttctctgatCTTTGTGCAGGTTCTGAAGAGCAGAGCTGATGATGAAGGGGTTTCTATGGACTAA
- the LOC120551554 gene encoding FERM domain-containing protein 6-like isoform X5 — protein sequence MRTRQKRQVCILLPNKQHLDCTVRVRARGHEVLNSVLKHLGVSELQVFGLAVLRDNEYLFLESAQKLSKYFGKRWNRASSTAPFILFLRVQYYVESGLLILSSKVQQLYYTELRQKVLHSQSCHQEALLFQLAASALQAEVGDLEQRAERNNEEEEERGEEKRQERKHRHYFLPEDYFPSWLIKRRGRDFLLQHCPVLHVELRGVTRSQAVLQFIKEASSLQDGPVTFYRMRQEKKELRSSILLGVAMKGVHIYQVGGKQCQLYVFSWTDIERLTFQGSRFEIAAVGSLCLPKLVYYTPSATHSKHILRHLSDSHRFHIITRDAVGYIQQLEDMQASHFYKEAYICDTTRLAHRLQSNRLTSSISDCSVAVETTTAWSKEEEEEEDITEFELCVDEPEELFVDSPAELSWLAELSVDGPLVLPSSYWAAVTMEMKQVSRSLTEHFQISPTSKVSVFFSLIFVQVLKSRADDEGVSMD from the exons ATGAGGACGAGGCAGAAACGACAAGTGTGCATCCTTCTTCCAAACAAGCAGCACCTGGACTGTACTGTCAGG gtgagAGCCAGAGGCCACGAGGTGTTGAATAGTGTGTTGAAGCACCTTGGCGTCAGTGAACTCCAAGTCTTTGGTCTGGCTGTTCTCAGAG ATAATGAATACCTCTTTCTTGAATCGGCGCAAAAGCTGAGCAAGTACTTTGGCAAAAGATGGAACCGAGCATCCTCAACG GCCCCATTCATCTTATTTCTGAGAGTGCAGTATTATGTAGAGAGTGGGCTGCTAATTCT GAGCAGCAAAGTGCAGCAGCTTTACTACACTGAGCTGAGGCAAAAGGTGCTGCATTCACAGAGCTGCCATCAGGAAGCTTTGCTCTTCCAGCTGGCAGCTTCTGCACTTCAAGCTGAAGtcggagatctggagcagagagcagagcgGAAtaatgaagaggaggaagagaggggagaAGAGAAAAGACAGGAGAGAAAACACAGACATTACTTTCTTCCGGAAGATTACTTCCCCTcttgg CTGATAAAGCGTCGTGGACGGGACTTCCTGCTCCAGCACTGCCCAGTGTTACACGTTGAGCTGAGAGGTGTGACACGTAGCCAAGCCGTCCTGCAGTTTATAAAAGAGGCCAGCAGCCTGCAGGATGGACCAGTCACCTTCTACAGGATGAGACAG GAGAAAAAAGAGCTGAGAAGTTCAATTCTTCTTGGTGTGGCAATGAAAGGAGTCCATATTTATCAG GTGGGAGGGAAGCAGTGCCAGTTGTATGTCTTTTCCTGGACCGATATTGAACGCCTCACTTTCCAG GGCAGCAGGTTTGAAATCGCTGCCGTGGGCTCGCTGTGCCTCCCTAAGCTGGTGTATTACACTCCTTCAGCCACCCACTCCAAACACATCCTGAGGCACCTCAGTGACAGTCACCGATTCCACATCATCACCAGAGATGCAGTTGGCTACATACAACAGCTGGAAGACATGCAGG CCAGTCATTTCTACAAAGAGGCCTACATTTGTGACACAACACGCTTGGCACACAGACTCCAGAGCAACAGACTCACATCCTCAATATCTGACTGCAGTGTTGCAGTCGAAACAACCACAGCCTGGtccaaagaggaggaggaggaggaggacatcACAG AGTTTGAGCTGTGTGTGGACGAACCAGAGGAGTTATTTGTCGACAGCCCAGCCGAATTGTCGTGGTTGGCTGAGCTGTCTGTCGATGGACCTTTGGTGTTACCCTCTTCTTATTGGGCAG CTGTCACCATGGAAATGAAACAGGTGAGCAGATCTCTGACTGAACATTTCCAGATAAGCCCGACATCAAaggtttcagtgtttttttctctgatCTTTGTGCAGGTTCTGAAGAGCAGAGCTGATGATGAAGGGGTTTCTATGGACTAA
- the LOC120551554 gene encoding FERM domain-containing protein 6-like isoform X4 — MRTRQKRQVCILLPNKQHLDCTVRVRARGHEVLNSVLKHLGVSELQVFGLAVLRDNEYLFLESAQKLSKYFGKRWNRASSTAPFILFLRVQYYVESGLLILSSKVQQLYYTELRQKVLHSQSCHQEALLFQLAASALQAEVGDLEQRAERNNEEEEERGEEKRQERKHRHYFLPEDYFPSWLIKRRGRDFLLQHCPVLHVELRGVTRSQAVLQFIKEASSLQDGPVTFYRMRQEKKELRSSILLGVAMKGVHIYQEVGGKQCQLYVFSWTDIERLTFQGSRFEIAAVGSLCLPKLVYYTPSATHSKHILRHLSDSHRFHIITRDAVGYIQQLEDMQASHFYKEAYICDTTRLAHRLQSNRLTSSISDCSVAVETTTAWSKEEEEEEDITEFELCVDEPEELFVDSPAELSWLAELSVDGPLVLPSSYWAAVTMEMKQVSRSLTEHFQISPTSKVSVFFSLIFVQVLKSRADDEGVSMD; from the exons ATGAGGACGAGGCAGAAACGACAAGTGTGCATCCTTCTTCCAAACAAGCAGCACCTGGACTGTACTGTCAGG gtgagAGCCAGAGGCCACGAGGTGTTGAATAGTGTGTTGAAGCACCTTGGCGTCAGTGAACTCCAAGTCTTTGGTCTGGCTGTTCTCAGAG ATAATGAATACCTCTTTCTTGAATCGGCGCAAAAGCTGAGCAAGTACTTTGGCAAAAGATGGAACCGAGCATCCTCAACG GCCCCATTCATCTTATTTCTGAGAGTGCAGTATTATGTAGAGAGTGGGCTGCTAATTCT GAGCAGCAAAGTGCAGCAGCTTTACTACACTGAGCTGAGGCAAAAGGTGCTGCATTCACAGAGCTGCCATCAGGAAGCTTTGCTCTTCCAGCTGGCAGCTTCTGCACTTCAAGCTGAAGtcggagatctggagcagagagcagagcgGAAtaatgaagaggaggaagagaggggagaAGAGAAAAGACAGGAGAGAAAACACAGACATTACTTTCTTCCGGAAGATTACTTCCCCTcttgg CTGATAAAGCGTCGTGGACGGGACTTCCTGCTCCAGCACTGCCCAGTGTTACACGTTGAGCTGAGAGGTGTGACACGTAGCCAAGCCGTCCTGCAGTTTATAAAAGAGGCCAGCAGCCTGCAGGATGGACCAGTCACCTTCTACAGGATGAGACAG GAGAAAAAAGAGCTGAGAAGTTCAATTCTTCTTGGTGTGGCAATGAAAGGAGTCCATATTTATCAG GAGGTGGGAGGGAAGCAGTGCCAGTTGTATGTCTTTTCCTGGACCGATATTGAACGCCTCACTTTCCAG GGCAGCAGGTTTGAAATCGCTGCCGTGGGCTCGCTGTGCCTCCCTAAGCTGGTGTATTACACTCCTTCAGCCACCCACTCCAAACACATCCTGAGGCACCTCAGTGACAGTCACCGATTCCACATCATCACCAGAGATGCAGTTGGCTACATACAACAGCTGGAAGACATGCAGG CCAGTCATTTCTACAAAGAGGCCTACATTTGTGACACAACACGCTTGGCACACAGACTCCAGAGCAACAGACTCACATCCTCAATATCTGACTGCAGTGTTGCAGTCGAAACAACCACAGCCTGGtccaaagaggaggaggaggaggaggacatcACAG AGTTTGAGCTGTGTGTGGACGAACCAGAGGAGTTATTTGTCGACAGCCCAGCCGAATTGTCGTGGTTGGCTGAGCTGTCTGTCGATGGACCTTTGGTGTTACCCTCTTCTTATTGGGCAG CTGTCACCATGGAAATGAAACAGGTGAGCAGATCTCTGACTGAACATTTCCAGATAAGCCCGACATCAAaggtttcagtgtttttttctctgatCTTTGTGCAGGTTCTGAAGAGCAGAGCTGATGATGAAGGGGTTTCTATGGACTAA
- the ghdc gene encoding GH3 domain-containing protein isoform X1: protein MAFSWFRLAVPLCFAILSVIVVIIGQHQAMPPPLPAALGVCTLAGMALILRDISSKMKGENRTWSGLLSQYLAVKGMGWLGRRQRKKLEADTLNVKQVQEETLLKRLHKNANTCYGRQYDFNSIQDSDGFRACHPITTYEHYRELIRRIAAGEEKVIIAEKPLILAMTSGTSGASAMLLSTKDTNSEFFLQGVTVCLDAMGGAFPATDSLQRTTKFFYSPTFRQSEAGIPIGPNSSTPASSRHMLNLYTTPAPAFEVPSEKDTLYLHLLFGLKDPSVGTLESNFASTVFYAFSALQDRWQELVEDIERGKVSSALALEPKVRSRLEALIKPDPERAAQLRAHFQDGFRGIARRLWPHLHLVLAVDSGSNQIYGEMLRENYCQGVPFYSPFYAATEGLIGVNLWPQDPNRRYMLCPRSMFCEFLPESSLEEEMPRTLLMEEVKKGHNYELIITNASGLFRYRIGDIVKVVGFHNKCPIVEFQYRRGQMLSVRGEKVSEALFLNALKKAVAQWPGAQLVDYCCAESGIMGDSIGGSDPHYQVFIEMKGVRNLTEKQRYKLDICLQEDSAVYKSFRTKGSIGPMRVQLVAEGAFKELRKHMMAFSNTSPNTFKMQRVLRRKEFADFLLGKTVS, encoded by the exons ATGGCTTTCTCTTGGTTTCGCCTAGCTGTGCCGCTTTGTTTTGCGATTTTATCGGTTATTGTCGTTATCATTGGACAACATCAGG CGATGCCGCCTCCTCTGCCCGCCGCCCTCGGTGTGTGCACTCTGGCCGGGATGGCCCTCATTTTGAGGGACATTAGCTCGAAAATGAAAGGTGAAAACCGGACATGGAGCGGTCTACTCAGTCAGTATCTGGCGGTGAAGGGAATGGGCTGGCTGGGCAGGCGACAGAGAAAGAAACTTGAAGCCGATACTCTCAACGTGAAGCAAGTCCAGGAGGAGACTCTGCTGAAGCGCCTGCACAAAAACGCAAACACATGCTATGGAAGACAGTATGACTTCAACTCAATACAAG ACAGTGATGGCTTCCGGGCGTGTCACCCCATCACCACATACGAGCACTATCGTGAGCTCATCAGACGCATCGCGGCAGGAGAGGAGAAGGTGATCATTGCTGAGAAGCCGCTGATCTTGGCCATGACCTCTGGGACGTCGGGAGCCAGCGCCATGCTGCTCAGCACCAAAGACACCAACTCTGAGTTTTTCCTGCAG GgagtgactgtgtgtttggatgCTATGGGAGGAGCATTTCCTGCAACCGACAGTCTACAGCGCACCACCAAGTTCTTCTATTCACCTACTTTTCGCCAGTCTGAGGCCGGTATTCCCATCGGACCAAACTCCTCCACACCAGCCTCCTCACGTCACATGCTCAACCTCTACACCACCCCAGCACCTGCCTTTGAG GTTCCCAGTGAGAAGGACACCCTCTACCTGCATCTCCTGTTTGGTCTCAAAGATCCTAGTGTGGGAACACTGGAGTCCAACTTTGCTTCCACAGTCTTCTATGCTTTCAGTGCTTTACAG GATCGCTGGCAGGAGCTTGTTGAGGACATTGAACGAGGGAAGGTCAGCAGCGCTTTGGCTCTGGAGCCCAAAGTGAGGTCCAGGCTCGAGGCTCTGATTAAGCCAGACCCAGAGAGAGCCGCTCAGCTCCGGGCCCACTTCCAGGACGGCTTCCGTGGGATCGCCAGGCGGCTGTGGCCTCACCTCCACCTGGTGCTGGCAGTGGACTCAGGCTCCAATCAGATCTATGGGGAAATGCTGAGGGAGAACTACTGCCAGGGAGTGCCTTTCTATTCGCCTTTCTACGCTGCTACTGAAG GTCTAATAGGGGTGAACCTGTGGCCCCAGGATCCAAACAGACGCTACATGCTGTGTCCTCGTTCAATGTTCTGCGAGTTCCTGCCAGAGAGCAGCCTGGAGGAGGAGATGCCTCGCACTCTGCTGATGGAGGAGGTGAAGAAGGGACACAACTATGAGCTCATCATCACAAACGCTTCAGGACTGTTCAG ATATCGCATTGGAGACATTGTGAAAGTAGTTGGATTCCACAACAAGTGTCCCATAGTTGAGTTTCAGTACAG ACGGGGTCAGATGTTGAGTGTTCGAGGGGAGAAAGTGTCTGAGGCATTGTTCCTTAACGCTTTGAAGAAAGCTGTTGCTCAGTGGCCGGGAGCTCAGCTGGTGGACTACTGTTGCGCTGAGAGCGGCATCATGG GAGATTCGATAGGCGGCTCAGATCCTCATTACCAGGTCTTTATCGAGATGAAAGGTGTGAGAAACCTCACAGAGAAACAACGATACAAG TTGGACATCTGTCTCCAGGAGGACTCGGCGGTCTACAAGTCTTTCCGTACCAAAGGCAGCATTGGACCAATGAGGGTGCAGCTGGTGGCGGAGGGTGCCTTCAAGGAACTTCGCAAGCACATGATGGCCTTCTCAAACACCTCACCCAACACCTTCAAAATGCAACGAGTGCTGCGCAGGAAAGAGTTTGCTGACTTCCTCCTGGGAAAAACCGTCTCCTGA
- the ghdc gene encoding GH3 domain-containing protein isoform X2: MTSGTSGASAMLLSTKDTNSEFFLQGVTVCLDAMGGAFPATDSLQRTTKFFYSPTFRQSEAGIPIGPNSSTPASSRHMLNLYTTPAPAFEVPSEKDTLYLHLLFGLKDPSVGTLESNFASTVFYAFSALQDRWQELVEDIERGKVSSALALEPKVRSRLEALIKPDPERAAQLRAHFQDGFRGIARRLWPHLHLVLAVDSGSNQIYGEMLRENYCQGVPFYSPFYAATEGLIGVNLWPQDPNRRYMLCPRSMFCEFLPESSLEEEMPRTLLMEEVKKGHNYELIITNASGLFRYRIGDIVKVVGFHNKCPIVEFQYRRGQMLSVRGEKVSEALFLNALKKAVAQWPGAQLVDYCCAESGIMGDSIGGSDPHYQVFIEMKGVRNLTEKQRYKLDICLQEDSAVYKSFRTKGSIGPMRVQLVAEGAFKELRKHMMAFSNTSPNTFKMQRVLRRKEFADFLLGKTVS, encoded by the exons ATGACCTCTGGGACGTCGGGAGCCAGCGCCATGCTGCTCAGCACCAAAGACACCAACTCTGAGTTTTTCCTGCAG GgagtgactgtgtgtttggatgCTATGGGAGGAGCATTTCCTGCAACCGACAGTCTACAGCGCACCACCAAGTTCTTCTATTCACCTACTTTTCGCCAGTCTGAGGCCGGTATTCCCATCGGACCAAACTCCTCCACACCAGCCTCCTCACGTCACATGCTCAACCTCTACACCACCCCAGCACCTGCCTTTGAG GTTCCCAGTGAGAAGGACACCCTCTACCTGCATCTCCTGTTTGGTCTCAAAGATCCTAGTGTGGGAACACTGGAGTCCAACTTTGCTTCCACAGTCTTCTATGCTTTCAGTGCTTTACAG GATCGCTGGCAGGAGCTTGTTGAGGACATTGAACGAGGGAAGGTCAGCAGCGCTTTGGCTCTGGAGCCCAAAGTGAGGTCCAGGCTCGAGGCTCTGATTAAGCCAGACCCAGAGAGAGCCGCTCAGCTCCGGGCCCACTTCCAGGACGGCTTCCGTGGGATCGCCAGGCGGCTGTGGCCTCACCTCCACCTGGTGCTGGCAGTGGACTCAGGCTCCAATCAGATCTATGGGGAAATGCTGAGGGAGAACTACTGCCAGGGAGTGCCTTTCTATTCGCCTTTCTACGCTGCTACTGAAG GTCTAATAGGGGTGAACCTGTGGCCCCAGGATCCAAACAGACGCTACATGCTGTGTCCTCGTTCAATGTTCTGCGAGTTCCTGCCAGAGAGCAGCCTGGAGGAGGAGATGCCTCGCACTCTGCTGATGGAGGAGGTGAAGAAGGGACACAACTATGAGCTCATCATCACAAACGCTTCAGGACTGTTCAG ATATCGCATTGGAGACATTGTGAAAGTAGTTGGATTCCACAACAAGTGTCCCATAGTTGAGTTTCAGTACAG ACGGGGTCAGATGTTGAGTGTTCGAGGGGAGAAAGTGTCTGAGGCATTGTTCCTTAACGCTTTGAAGAAAGCTGTTGCTCAGTGGCCGGGAGCTCAGCTGGTGGACTACTGTTGCGCTGAGAGCGGCATCATGG GAGATTCGATAGGCGGCTCAGATCCTCATTACCAGGTCTTTATCGAGATGAAAGGTGTGAGAAACCTCACAGAGAAACAACGATACAAG TTGGACATCTGTCTCCAGGAGGACTCGGCGGTCTACAAGTCTTTCCGTACCAAAGGCAGCATTGGACCAATGAGGGTGCAGCTGGTGGCGGAGGGTGCCTTCAAGGAACTTCGCAAGCACATGATGGCCTTCTCAAACACCTCACCCAACACCTTCAAAATGCAACGAGTGCTGCGCAGGAAAGAGTTTGCTGACTTCCTCCTGGGAAAAACCGTCTCCTGA
- the LOC120551554 gene encoding FERM domain-containing protein 6-like isoform X1, whose product MRTRQKRQVCILLPNKQHLDCTVRVRARGHEVLNSVLKHLGVSELQVFGLAVLRDNEYLFLESAQKLSKYFGKRWNRASSTAPFILFLRVQYYVESGLLILSSKVQQLYYTELRQKVLHSQSCHQEALLFQLAASALQAEVGDLEQRAERNNEEEEERGEEKRQERKHRHYFLPEDYFPSWLIKRRGRDFLLQHCPVLHVELRGVTRSQAVLQFIKEASSLQDGPVTFYRMRQEKKELRSSILLGVAMKGVHIYQEVGGKQCQLYVFSWTDIERLTFQVGSKDYIHTRAYMCSHKPAYCCHFLYPCFWIVLYLSLALQGSRFEIAAVGSLCLPKLVYYTPSATHSKHILRHLSDSHRFHIITRDAVGYIQQLEDMQASHFYKEAYICDTTRLAHRLQSNRLTSSISDCSVAVETTTAWSKEEEEEEDITEFELCVDEPEELFVDSPAELSWLAELSVDGPLVLPSSYWAAVTMEMKQVSRSLTEHFQISPTSKVSVFFSLIFVQVLKSRADDEGVSMD is encoded by the exons ATGAGGACGAGGCAGAAACGACAAGTGTGCATCCTTCTTCCAAACAAGCAGCACCTGGACTGTACTGTCAGG gtgagAGCCAGAGGCCACGAGGTGTTGAATAGTGTGTTGAAGCACCTTGGCGTCAGTGAACTCCAAGTCTTTGGTCTGGCTGTTCTCAGAG ATAATGAATACCTCTTTCTTGAATCGGCGCAAAAGCTGAGCAAGTACTTTGGCAAAAGATGGAACCGAGCATCCTCAACG GCCCCATTCATCTTATTTCTGAGAGTGCAGTATTATGTAGAGAGTGGGCTGCTAATTCT GAGCAGCAAAGTGCAGCAGCTTTACTACACTGAGCTGAGGCAAAAGGTGCTGCATTCACAGAGCTGCCATCAGGAAGCTTTGCTCTTCCAGCTGGCAGCTTCTGCACTTCAAGCTGAAGtcggagatctggagcagagagcagagcgGAAtaatgaagaggaggaagagaggggagaAGAGAAAAGACAGGAGAGAAAACACAGACATTACTTTCTTCCGGAAGATTACTTCCCCTcttgg CTGATAAAGCGTCGTGGACGGGACTTCCTGCTCCAGCACTGCCCAGTGTTACACGTTGAGCTGAGAGGTGTGACACGTAGCCAAGCCGTCCTGCAGTTTATAAAAGAGGCCAGCAGCCTGCAGGATGGACCAGTCACCTTCTACAGGATGAGACAG GAGAAAAAAGAGCTGAGAAGTTCAATTCTTCTTGGTGTGGCAATGAAAGGAGTCCATATTTATCAG GAGGTGGGAGGGAAGCAGTGCCAGTTGTATGTCTTTTCCTGGACCGATATTGAACGCCTCACTTTCCAGGTTGGTTCCAAAGATTACATACACACCAGAGCATACATGTGTTCACATAAACCTGCATATTGCTGCCACTTCCTCTACCCCTGTTTTTGGATTGTATTGTACCTCTCGCTTGCTCTCCAGGGCAGCAGGTTTGAAATCGCTGCCGTGGGCTCGCTGTGCCTCCCTAAGCTGGTGTATTACACTCCTTCAGCCACCCACTCCAAACACATCCTGAGGCACCTCAGTGACAGTCACCGATTCCACATCATCACCAGAGATGCAGTTGGCTACATACAACAGCTGGAAGACATGCAGG CCAGTCATTTCTACAAAGAGGCCTACATTTGTGACACAACACGCTTGGCACACAGACTCCAGAGCAACAGACTCACATCCTCAATATCTGACTGCAGTGTTGCAGTCGAAACAACCACAGCCTGGtccaaagaggaggaggaggaggaggacatcACAG AGTTTGAGCTGTGTGTGGACGAACCAGAGGAGTTATTTGTCGACAGCCCAGCCGAATTGTCGTGGTTGGCTGAGCTGTCTGTCGATGGACCTTTGGTGTTACCCTCTTCTTATTGGGCAG CTGTCACCATGGAAATGAAACAGGTGAGCAGATCTCTGACTGAACATTTCCAGATAAGCCCGACATCAAaggtttcagtgtttttttctctgatCTTTGTGCAGGTTCTGAAGAGCAGAGCTGATGATGAAGGGGTTTCTATGGACTAA